A window of Pedococcus aerophilus contains these coding sequences:
- a CDS encoding FAD-dependent oxidoreductase has product MTQPLWSEATEQEGSYAASSAHGPSSASGPLTSSTTSSPDPLPPRADVVIVGAGFTGLWTAHYLLAADPSLDVVLLEARHAGFGASGRNGGWVSALWPVGPDTLARRSGRAAAEAMLAELRHTVDEVGRATESAGIDCGFRKGGTLGLARSQAQATRAHAEVAHAQEWGIDTSWLDAGEATERLAADGVLGATYNPHCARVHPRRLVDGLAAEVRRQGARIMEGFRVEAIEPGSALLADGRTIAARHVIRATEGFTPVLAGHRRTVAPVYSLMVATEPLPSGLWDQIGLAQRETFADHRHVIIYGQRTVDDRLAFGGRGAPYHFGSRVSPEFDHDATVFADLRATLRDLLPQIEGVAFTHAWGGPLGIARDWHPSVGHDPATGLGWAGGYVGDGVAASNLAGRTLADLVLGRHTAITDLPWVGHRSRRWEPEPARWVGINAGLRLAHAADREESRTGRPARIGRLLEALTGH; this is encoded by the coding sequence GTGACCCAGCCACTCTGGTCCGAGGCCACGGAGCAGGAGGGCTCGTATGCCGCGTCGTCGGCACACGGGCCCTCCTCGGCTTCCGGGCCCCTCACCTCGTCCACCACCTCGTCGCCAGACCCGCTGCCCCCGCGCGCCGACGTCGTCATCGTCGGCGCCGGGTTCACCGGGCTGTGGACCGCGCACTACCTCCTGGCAGCGGACCCGTCGCTCGACGTGGTCCTGCTCGAGGCGCGGCACGCAGGGTTCGGGGCCAGCGGTCGCAACGGCGGCTGGGTCTCGGCGCTGTGGCCGGTCGGACCCGACACGCTGGCCCGCCGTTCGGGCCGGGCGGCCGCCGAGGCGATGCTGGCCGAGCTGCGCCACACGGTCGACGAGGTCGGCAGGGCAACGGAATCCGCGGGCATCGACTGCGGATTCCGCAAGGGCGGAACGCTGGGCCTGGCCCGCTCGCAGGCCCAGGCCACCCGCGCCCACGCCGAGGTCGCCCACGCGCAGGAGTGGGGCATCGACACCAGCTGGCTCGACGCCGGTGAGGCGACCGAGCGGCTCGCGGCCGACGGCGTGCTCGGCGCGACGTACAACCCGCACTGCGCCCGGGTGCACCCCCGCCGCCTCGTGGACGGACTGGCCGCCGAGGTCCGCCGTCAGGGCGCCCGCATCATGGAGGGGTTCCGGGTCGAGGCGATCGAGCCGGGGTCGGCACTCCTGGCCGACGGCCGCACCATCGCGGCCCGGCACGTCATCCGCGCCACCGAGGGCTTCACCCCGGTGCTGGCCGGGCACCGGCGCACCGTCGCCCCGGTCTACTCCCTCATGGTGGCCACCGAGCCGCTGCCGTCCGGTCTCTGGGACCAGATCGGCCTGGCCCAGCGGGAGACGTTCGCCGACCACCGCCACGTGATCATCTACGGCCAGCGCACCGTTGACGACCGGCTGGCCTTCGGCGGACGCGGCGCGCCCTACCACTTCGGCTCCCGCGTCAGTCCCGAGTTCGACCACGACGCAACAGTTTTCGCCGATCTGCGCGCCACCCTGCGCGACCTCCTCCCCCAGATCGAGGGTGTCGCGTTCACCCACGCCTGGGGCGGTCCGCTCGGCATCGCCCGTGACTGGCACCCGTCGGTCGGCCACGACCCGGCCACCGGGCTCGGGTGGGCCGGGGGCTACGTCGGTGACGGGGTCGCGGCCAGCAACCTCGCAGGGCGCACCCTCGCCGACCTCGTCCTCGGACGCCATACGGCTATCACGGACCTGCCGTGGGTCGGCCACCGCAGCCGACGCTGGGAGCCCGAGCCGGCGCGGTGGGTCGGGATCAACGCCGGGCTGCGCCTGGCGCACGCGGCCGACCGGGAGGAGTCCCGCACCGGCCGACCGGCGCGGATCGGCCGTCTCCTCGAGGCCCTCACCGGCCACTGA
- a CDS encoding DUF1990 domain-containing protein, which translates to MKLTDLAHLPLTYEPRGLTLDGPLPEGFHHLEVERRLGAGDAAYARASEALMRWAPQRGIGLRPVATAPRAAEGVEILSHLAVLPIPCRVVWAVEGPDRTGFGYGTLRGHIESGEEGFLIERRGDDVYAVIRAYARAATLLARLGGPVSWQLQKVSALGYLRALQRATDAP; encoded by the coding sequence GTGAAGCTCACCGACCTCGCCCACCTCCCCCTCACCTACGAACCCCGCGGGCTCACCCTCGACGGGCCGCTCCCTGAGGGCTTCCACCACCTCGAGGTGGAGCGCCGGCTGGGAGCCGGCGACGCGGCATACGCCAGGGCGTCGGAGGCCCTCATGCGCTGGGCACCGCAGCGCGGGATCGGGCTGCGGCCCGTCGCGACCGCACCGCGGGCCGCGGAGGGCGTCGAGATCCTCAGCCACCTCGCGGTCCTGCCCATCCCCTGTCGCGTCGTCTGGGCGGTCGAGGGACCCGACCGGACCGGGTTCGGCTACGGCACGCTGCGCGGCCACATCGAGAGCGGCGAGGAGGGATTCCTCATCGAGCGCCGCGGCGATGACGTGTACGCCGTCATCCGGGCCTACGCGCGCGCCGCCACGCTCCTGGCCCGCCTCGGCGGACCGGTGAGCTGGCAGCTCCAGAAGGTCTCCGCGCTGGGCTACCTGCGCGCCCTCCAGCGCGCCACCGACGCCCCCTGA
- a CDS encoding YndJ family protein yields MTPVVNAVVTLGMLVIVPLGLRLLPVPGTDRVARIYPVFAVPGVIALGLPRGALSTTLACWYGVGTLLLVALAARYAWNCLSRKAFRATDAAAITALACPAIAAFALVSERSSLEVFGFSLKILALTVPHFHYAGFAAALVAHLVAAAHPSAVTTAAAWSVPTGTLVVLLGYFVNDEVELLGAAILTAGMWLVGWTLWTRSRAATNDPRTRLLLGVSAVTLVATMLLALDWALGHVVDAVPHLPIEWMAWTHGLANAVGFALCALYALRRTPDPERVTP; encoded by the coding sequence GTGACTCCCGTCGTCAACGCCGTCGTCACGCTCGGCATGCTCGTCATCGTCCCGCTCGGCCTGCGCCTGCTGCCCGTCCCCGGGACCGACCGCGTCGCCCGGATCTACCCGGTCTTCGCCGTCCCCGGTGTCATCGCCCTCGGGCTCCCCCGTGGTGCGCTGTCGACGACCCTGGCCTGCTGGTACGGCGTGGGTACGCTCCTGCTCGTCGCCCTCGCAGCGCGGTATGCGTGGAACTGCCTGTCCCGCAAGGCGTTCCGGGCCACGGACGCAGCAGCCATCACTGCGCTGGCGTGTCCGGCCATCGCCGCCTTCGCCCTCGTCAGCGAGCGCTCGTCGCTCGAGGTCTTCGGGTTCAGCCTCAAGATCCTCGCGCTCACCGTCCCCCACTTCCACTACGCGGGCTTCGCCGCAGCGCTGGTCGCCCACCTCGTCGCCGCCGCCCACCCCAGTGCCGTGACGACCGCTGCCGCGTGGTCGGTCCCGACGGGGACGCTCGTCGTCCTGCTCGGCTACTTCGTCAACGACGAGGTCGAGCTGCTGGGCGCCGCGATCCTCACCGCCGGGATGTGGCTCGTCGGGTGGACCCTGTGGACCCGCTCGCGCGCGGCGACGAACGACCCGCGCACCCGTCTCCTGCTCGGGGTCAGCGCCGTCACCCTCGTGGCGACGATGCTGCTCGCCCTCGACTGGGCGCTCGGCCACGTCGTCGACGCCGTGCCGCACCTGCCGATCGAGTGGATGGCGTGGACCCACGGCCTCGCGAACGCCGTCGGCTTCGCCCTCTGTGCCCTCTACGCCCTGCGCCGCACCCCCGACCCGGAACGAGTCACCCCGTGA
- the purU gene encoding formyltetrahydrofolate deformylase — protein sequence MHQSLPASAESGREFVLTVSCPDRRGIVHAVSGVMLEQSMTILDSQQFADATSGEFHLRMHLVREGRALPVADVDAALAPVAAEFAMEYAVHDLSRRPRVLVMVSQQGHCLNDLLFRVESGSLPIEVPAIVSNHEDFRGLAEWHGVPFHHVPVTRDTKPAAEQQLRDLVAEHRADTIVLARYMQILSADLCADLPGRIINIHHSLLPSFKGAKPYTQAHDRGVKVIGATAHYVTADLDEGPIIEQDFRRVDHRMSPAQLASVGQELEAMALARAVRWHAEHRVVLRGRRTIVFD from the coding sequence GTGCACCAGTCCCTGCCTGCGTCCGCCGAGAGCGGCCGCGAGTTCGTCCTCACCGTCTCCTGTCCCGACCGCCGCGGTATCGTCCACGCCGTCTCGGGGGTGATGCTCGAGCAGTCGATGACCATCCTCGACAGCCAGCAGTTCGCCGATGCGACGTCGGGAGAGTTCCACCTGCGCATGCACCTCGTGCGTGAGGGCAGGGCGCTGCCGGTGGCCGACGTCGACGCGGCCCTCGCGCCCGTGGCTGCGGAGTTCGCGATGGAGTACGCCGTCCACGACCTCTCCCGCCGCCCCCGCGTGCTGGTCATGGTGAGCCAGCAGGGGCACTGCCTCAACGACCTGCTCTTCCGGGTCGAGAGCGGGTCGCTGCCGATCGAGGTGCCGGCGATCGTGTCCAACCACGAGGACTTCCGCGGCCTCGCGGAGTGGCACGGTGTCCCGTTCCACCACGTCCCCGTCACCCGCGACACCAAGCCTGCCGCCGAGCAGCAGCTGCGCGACCTCGTCGCCGAGCACCGCGCCGACACGATCGTCCTGGCGCGCTACATGCAGATCCTCTCCGCTGACCTGTGCGCCGACCTGCCGGGCCGCATCATCAACATCCACCACTCGCTGCTGCCGAGCTTCAAGGGGGCCAAGCCCTACACGCAGGCGCACGACCGCGGGGTCAAGGTCATCGGGGCCACCGCGCACTACGTCACGGCCGACCTCGACGAGGGCCCGATCATCGAGCAGGACTTCCGGCGGGTCGACCACCGCATGAGCCCGGCCCAGCTGGCCTCCGTCGGTCAGGAGCTCGAGGCGATGGCGCTCGCGCGGGCGGTGCGGTGGCACGCCGAGCACCGCGTGGTCCTGCGCGGCCGCCGCACCATCGTCTTCGACTGA
- a CDS encoding PPOX class F420-dependent oxidoreductase: MSTPPAELSAAALEFVTVRHLATLTTLRRDGSPHVVPVGFTWDSEALVVRVITSGTSQKARNAAAGTRAVVCQVDGRHWLSFEGPARVLTDRDSVADAEQRYAARYRVPRENPERVVIEIAVDRVLGNV, encoded by the coding sequence GTGTCCACGCCTCCCGCCGAGCTCTCGGCCGCCGCCCTCGAGTTCGTCACCGTCCGCCACCTCGCGACCCTGACCACCCTGCGCCGGGACGGGAGTCCGCACGTCGTGCCCGTCGGGTTCACCTGGGACAGCGAGGCGCTCGTGGTCCGGGTGATCACCAGCGGCACCAGCCAGAAGGCGCGCAACGCGGCGGCGGGGACCCGCGCGGTCGTGTGCCAGGTCGACGGCCGCCACTGGCTGTCCTTCGAGGGACCCGCCCGCGTCCTCACCGACCGTGACTCGGTCGCCGACGCCGAGCAGCGGTATGCCGCCCGCTACCGCGTGCCTCGCGAGAACCCCGAGCGCGTGGTCATCGAGATCGCCGTGGACCGGGTCCTCGGCAACGTCTGA
- the pyrH gene encoding UMP kinase has product MDGSPALRRRVLLKLSGEVFGGGKVGLAPDVVRGVARQIAESVRSGIEVAVVIGGGNFFRGAELQQQGMDRTRADYMGMLGTVMNCLALQDFLEKEGIETRVQTAITMGQVAEPYIPRRAIRHLEKGRVVIFGAGAGMPFFSTDTVSAQRALEIKCDAVLMSKNGVDGVYDSDPRTNPSATKYDEITYTEAMQRGLRVVDTAAFSLCMDNKLPMVVFGMEGEGNVVKALRGERIGTLVTPG; this is encoded by the coding sequence ATCGACGGGTCGCCCGCCCTGCGGCGCCGCGTCCTGCTCAAGCTCTCCGGGGAGGTCTTCGGCGGCGGCAAGGTGGGCCTGGCCCCCGACGTCGTCCGCGGCGTCGCCCGCCAGATCGCCGAGTCGGTCCGCAGCGGCATCGAGGTCGCCGTGGTCATCGGTGGCGGCAACTTCTTCCGCGGGGCCGAGCTCCAGCAGCAGGGCATGGACCGCACCCGCGCCGACTACATGGGCATGCTCGGCACCGTGATGAACTGCCTCGCCCTCCAGGACTTCCTGGAGAAGGAAGGCATCGAGACGCGCGTGCAGACCGCGATCACGATGGGCCAGGTGGCCGAGCCCTACATCCCGCGTCGGGCCATCCGGCACCTCGAGAAGGGCCGGGTCGTCATCTTCGGCGCCGGCGCCGGCATGCCGTTCTTCTCGACCGACACCGTCTCGGCCCAGCGCGCGCTGGAGATCAAGTGCGACGCGGTGCTGATGAGCAAGAACGGCGTCGACGGGGTCTACGACTCCGACCCGCGCACCAACCCCTCCGCCACGAAGTACGACGAGATCACCTACACCGAGGCCATGCAGCGTGGCCTGCGGGTCGTCGACACGGCGGCGTTCAGCCTCTGCATGGACAACAAGCTGCCGATGGTCGTGTTCGGCATGGAGGGCGAGGGGAACGTCGTCAAGGCGCTGCGCGGTGAGAGGATCGGGACGCTGGTCACCCCCGGGTGA
- the rlmN gene encoding 23S rRNA (adenine(2503)-C(2))-methyltransferase RlmN yields MTTSLPEPTTQRPAPGALTFTAPRRGKPPRHLADLSPAERKEAVEALGHKGFRAKQLSTHYFERLVGSPDEMTDLPKGIRDELVADLLPTLLTPHVQRTADDGMTIKSAWKLHDGAIVESVLMRYPKRVTICISSQAGCGMNCPFCATGQAGLTRNMSAGEIVEQVVQAARMLRSGDLAASVEGSDTEGAELGDEDGAPEVSGPTRISNVVFMGMGEALANYKAAVGAIRRMTDPAPDGLGMSARGITMSTVGLVPAIDKLAAEGIPVTLALSLHAPDDELRNELVPINTRWSVDEALDAAYRYYEATGRRVSIEYALIKDINDHAWRADLLGKKLNARGRGWVHVNPIPLNPTPGSKWTASRPGVEQQFVERLRAHGIPTTIRDTRGQDIDGACGQLAASTA; encoded by the coding sequence ATGACGACCTCCCTGCCCGAGCCCACGACGCAGCGCCCCGCCCCCGGCGCCCTGACGTTCACCGCACCGCGACGGGGCAAGCCCCCGCGCCACCTCGCCGACCTCTCCCCGGCGGAGCGCAAGGAAGCGGTGGAGGCCTTGGGGCACAAGGGGTTCCGCGCCAAGCAGCTCTCGACGCACTACTTCGAGCGCCTCGTCGGGTCGCCCGACGAGATGACCGACCTGCCCAAGGGCATCCGCGACGAGCTCGTGGCCGACCTCCTCCCGACGCTGCTGACGCCGCACGTGCAGCGCACCGCCGACGACGGCATGACCATCAAGTCGGCGTGGAAGCTGCACGACGGCGCCATCGTCGAGTCGGTCCTCATGCGCTACCCCAAGCGCGTCACCATCTGCATCTCCAGCCAGGCCGGGTGCGGCATGAACTGCCCGTTCTGCGCCACCGGCCAGGCCGGCCTCACCCGCAACATGTCGGCCGGCGAGATCGTCGAGCAGGTCGTCCAGGCCGCCCGCATGCTCCGCAGCGGCGACCTCGCCGCCTCGGTCGAGGGCTCCGACACCGAGGGCGCCGAGCTCGGTGACGAGGACGGCGCCCCCGAGGTGAGCGGTCCGACGCGCATCTCGAACGTCGTCTTCATGGGCATGGGCGAGGCGCTGGCCAACTACAAGGCCGCCGTCGGGGCGATCCGGCGGATGACCGACCCGGCCCCCGACGGCCTGGGCATGTCCGCCCGAGGCATCACCATGTCGACGGTGGGACTGGTCCCGGCCATCGACAAGCTCGCTGCCGAGGGCATCCCCGTCACCCTCGCCCTGTCGCTGCACGCCCCGGACGACGAGCTGCGCAACGAGCTCGTCCCCATCAACACGCGGTGGAGCGTCGACGAGGCGCTCGACGCGGCGTACCGCTACTACGAGGCGACCGGGCGCCGGGTGAGCATCGAGTACGCGCTCATCAAGGACATCAACGACCACGCCTGGCGCGCCGACCTCCTCGGGAAGAAGCTGAACGCCCGCGGACGGGGCTGGGTCCACGTCAACCCCATCCCGCTCAACCCCACGCCGGGGTCGAAGTGGACCGCCTCGCGTCCGGGGGTCGAGCAGCAGTTCGTCGAACGCCTGCGGGCCCACGGCATCCCGACGACGATCCGCGACACGCGCGGCCAGGACATCGACGGCGCCTGCGGCCAGCTCGCCGCCTCCACCGCCTGA
- a CDS encoding aspartate aminotransferase family protein gives MSIDSTSTTPAGTAYADAARDHLWMHFTRHSTYEEGGKVPVIVRGEGHKIWDDKGKEYIDGLAGLFVVQVGHGRQELADAAAKQAKELAFFPLWSYAHPKAIELAERLAAGAPGDLNRVFFTTGGGEAVETAWKLAKQYFKLTGKPTKHKVISRSVAYHGTPQGALSITGIPAAKEMFEPLVPGAFKVPNTNLYRAPEHLRDDEKAFGRWAADRIAEAIEFEGPDTVAAVFLEPVQNSGGCFPPPPGYFERVREICDEYDVLLVSDEVICSFGRIGSMFACDDFNYVPDIITCAKGMTSGYSPIGAMIASDRLFEPFKKGTTSFPHGYTFGGHPVSSAVAMANLDIFDREGLNDHVKENAPNFRATLEKLRDLPIVGDVRGAGYFYGIELVKDKETRETFNDAESERLLRGYLSKALFDAGIYCRADDRGDPVIQLAPPLIIGQPEFDDIESRLRSVLKDAEKHL, from the coding sequence ATGAGCATCGATTCCACGTCCACGACCCCGGCCGGCACCGCCTACGCAGACGCCGCCCGCGACCACCTGTGGATGCACTTCACCCGCCACTCCACGTACGAGGAGGGCGGCAAGGTCCCCGTCATCGTCCGCGGTGAGGGCCACAAGATCTGGGACGACAAGGGCAAGGAGTACATCGACGGGCTCGCCGGCCTGTTCGTCGTCCAGGTCGGCCACGGTCGCCAGGAGCTCGCGGACGCCGCGGCCAAGCAGGCCAAGGAGCTCGCCTTCTTCCCGCTGTGGTCCTACGCGCACCCGAAGGCCATCGAGCTCGCCGAGCGCCTCGCCGCCGGCGCCCCCGGCGACCTCAACCGCGTCTTCTTCACCACCGGTGGTGGCGAGGCCGTCGAGACCGCGTGGAAGCTCGCCAAGCAGTACTTCAAGCTCACCGGCAAGCCCACCAAGCACAAGGTCATCTCGCGGTCGGTGGCCTACCACGGCACCCCGCAGGGAGCCCTGTCCATCACCGGCATCCCGGCCGCCAAGGAGATGTTCGAGCCGCTCGTGCCGGGCGCCTTCAAGGTCCCCAACACCAACCTCTACCGCGCGCCGGAGCACCTGCGCGACGACGAGAAGGCCTTCGGCCGCTGGGCCGCCGACCGCATCGCCGAGGCCATCGAGTTCGAGGGCCCCGACACCGTGGCCGCCGTCTTCCTCGAGCCGGTGCAGAACTCCGGTGGCTGCTTCCCGCCGCCGCCCGGGTACTTCGAGCGGGTCCGGGAGATCTGCGACGAGTACGACGTCCTGCTGGTCTCCGACGAGGTCATCTGCTCGTTCGGCCGCATCGGCTCGATGTTCGCCTGCGACGACTTCAACTACGTCCCCGACATCATCACCTGCGCCAAGGGCATGACCTCCGGGTACTCCCCCATCGGCGCGATGATCGCCAGCGACCGCCTGTTCGAGCCGTTCAAGAAGGGCACGACGAGCTTCCCGCACGGCTACACCTTCGGTGGCCACCCGGTGAGCTCGGCGGTCGCCATGGCCAACCTCGACATCTTCGACCGCGAGGGCCTCAACGACCACGTCAAGGAGAACGCCCCGAACTTCCGGGCGACCCTGGAGAAGCTGCGCGACCTGCCGATCGTCGGTGACGTCCGCGGCGCCGGGTACTTCTACGGCATCGAGCTCGTCAAGGACAAGGAGACCCGCGAGACGTTCAACGACGCGGAGTCCGAGCGCCTGCTGCGTGGCTACCTCTCCAAGGCCCTCTTCGACGCCGGCATCTACTGCCGCGCCGACGACCGTGGCGACCCGGTCATCCAGCTCGCGCCGCCGCTCATCATCGGCCAGCCCGAGTTCGACGACATCGAGAGCCGCCTGCGGTCGGTCCTCAAGGACGCCGAGAAGCACCTCTGA
- a CDS encoding Rossmann fold nucleotide-binding protein, giving the protein MVGARRSTTREVESLPALEALLASGRPLTGARLQDLDLTGHEAELLARSDLSGLVVLGGRLSAALDAHLRAHHALVFPTDPHAPVDPYRATLYSPDELYAGLGEHGYDATPDARAYRWALDGTHHHDAFVTLLRAIHDDSITDALDEVVHGRPVVGVMGGHALERGRAAYAEAARLGHRLAGLGLVVATGGGPGAMEAANLGALAPDEGGLATALDRLAAVPSFRPDIGAWAALALDVRKDLVTVRHPGKDPQPGEGPLPGVDPAATARPAPARSLGIPTWFYGHEPPNVFCDGIGKYFSNAIREDGLLARATAGLVVLEGSAGTVQEVFQALTPLYYAASATDGPEALGSRPLPPVVLVGQEHWTDTVPIWSAVRALGQGRPLGEALHLVDTVEDAVAVIEDAPGGAA; this is encoded by the coding sequence ATGGTCGGGGCCCGCAGGAGCACCACCCGGGAGGTCGAGTCGCTGCCCGCGCTCGAGGCGCTGCTCGCCTCCGGGAGGCCGCTGACCGGCGCCCGCCTCCAGGACCTCGACCTCACCGGCCACGAGGCTGAGCTGCTCGCCCGCAGCGACCTCAGCGGGCTGGTCGTCCTCGGTGGTCGGCTCTCCGCGGCGCTCGACGCGCACCTGAGGGCCCACCACGCCCTCGTCTTCCCGACCGACCCGCACGCGCCGGTCGACCCCTACCGCGCCACCCTGTACTCCCCCGACGAGCTCTACGCGGGGCTCGGGGAGCACGGGTACGACGCGACCCCCGATGCCCGCGCGTACCGCTGGGCGCTCGACGGGACGCACCACCACGACGCGTTCGTCACGCTGCTGCGCGCGATCCACGACGACTCGATCACGGATGCGCTCGACGAGGTCGTCCACGGACGACCGGTCGTCGGGGTGATGGGCGGGCACGCGCTCGAGCGCGGACGGGCCGCCTACGCCGAGGCCGCGCGGCTGGGGCACCGACTCGCCGGCCTCGGGCTCGTCGTGGCCACCGGTGGTGGCCCCGGGGCGATGGAGGCCGCCAACCTCGGTGCGCTTGCCCCGGACGAGGGCGGCCTGGCGACGGCTCTCGACCGGCTGGCCGCGGTGCCGTCCTTCCGCCCCGACATCGGCGCCTGGGCCGCGCTGGCCCTCGACGTGCGCAAGGACCTCGTCACCGTCCGGCACCCCGGCAAGGACCCTCAGCCCGGCGAGGGCCCTCTGCCCGGCGTGGATCCGGCGGCGACCGCTCGGCCCGCGCCCGCGCGCAGCCTCGGCATCCCCACGTGGTTCTACGGCCACGAGCCGCCCAACGTCTTCTGCGACGGGATCGGCAAGTACTTCTCCAACGCCATCCGCGAGGACGGCCTGCTCGCGCGGGCCACCGCCGGACTCGTCGTCCTCGAGGGCTCCGCCGGCACCGTGCAGGAGGTCTTCCAGGCGCTGACGCCGTTGTACTACGCCGCCTCCGCCACCGACGGTCCGGAGGCGCTCGGCTCCCGCCCGCTGCCCCCGGTGGTCCTCGTGGGCCAGGAGCACTGGACCGACACCGTGCCGATCTGGTCGGCGGTGCGGGCCCTCGGGCAGGGCCGCCCCCTCGGCGAGGCCCTCCACCTCGTCGACACCGTCGAGGACGCGGTGGCTGTCATCGAGGACGCCCCTGGGGGCGCCGCGTGA
- the frr gene encoding ribosome recycling factor: MIEETLLEAEEKMDKAVEVAKEDFAGIRTGRATPGMFNKLTVSYYGAPTPLQQLASFQTPEARTILISPFDKSAMSEIEKTLRDSDLGVNPSNDGNVIRCVLPMLTEERRKDYIKLARTKGEDAKVSIRNIRRKAKDEIDKLVKDGEIGEDDGARGEKELDATTKKYVDSVDELLKGKEAELLEV; this comes from the coding sequence ATGATTGAAGAGACTCTGCTCGAGGCCGAGGAGAAGATGGACAAGGCCGTCGAGGTCGCCAAGGAGGACTTCGCGGGCATCCGCACCGGTCGGGCGACCCCGGGCATGTTCAACAAGCTCACGGTCAGCTACTACGGAGCCCCGACCCCCCTGCAGCAGCTCGCGTCCTTCCAGACGCCCGAGGCGCGCACCATCCTCATCTCCCCGTTCGACAAGTCGGCGATGAGCGAGATCGAGAAGACCCTGCGCGACTCCGACCTCGGGGTGAACCCCAGCAACGACGGCAACGTCATCCGCTGCGTCCTGCCGATGCTCACCGAGGAGCGCCGCAAGGACTACATCAAGCTCGCCCGCACCAAGGGTGAGGACGCCAAGGTGTCGATCCGCAACATCCGTCGCAAGGCCAAGGACGAGATCGACAAGCTCGTCAAGGACGGCGAGATCGGCGAGGACGACGGCGCCCGCGGCGAGAAGGAGCTCGACGCCACGACGAAGAAGTACGTCGACAGCGTGGACGAGCTGCTCAAGGGCAAGGAGGCCGAGCTCCTCGAGGTGTGA
- a CDS encoding phosphatidate cytidylyltransferase: MTRPSRAGRNLPAAISVGVGLGILIVGSLLLRKELMLVVVVAAVGVGVWELRRALLQVSITVPLVPSLVGSVSMILSAYVGGGEALIVTLGLTCVGILLWRIADGVLDAVRDIAGGFFVAVYPSFLAGFAALMLSAEEDGARRIVVFILVTVLSDVGGYVFGVLFGRHPMAPSVSPKKSWEGFGGSVLTCVAGGAVAVVLLLGGPWWGGALLGACVAVAATVGDLTESTVKRDLGIKDMSTILPGHGGIMDRLDSLVLVAPVAWALLAWVVPA, translated from the coding sequence GTGACCAGGCCCTCGCGGGCCGGGCGCAACCTGCCCGCGGCGATCTCCGTCGGAGTCGGCCTCGGCATCCTCATCGTCGGGTCGCTGCTGCTGCGCAAGGAGCTCATGCTCGTCGTGGTCGTGGCCGCGGTGGGGGTCGGCGTGTGGGAGCTGCGGCGGGCGCTGCTCCAGGTGTCGATCACCGTGCCCCTCGTGCCCAGCCTCGTGGGCAGCGTCAGCATGATCCTGTCGGCCTACGTGGGCGGCGGTGAGGCGCTGATCGTCACGCTCGGGCTCACCTGCGTCGGCATCCTGCTGTGGCGCATCGCCGACGGCGTCCTCGACGCGGTGCGTGACATCGCCGGCGGGTTCTTCGTCGCGGTCTACCCGTCGTTCCTGGCCGGGTTCGCGGCGCTGATGCTCTCGGCGGAGGAGGACGGCGCACGGCGGATCGTGGTCTTCATCCTCGTCACCGTCCTCAGCGACGTCGGCGGATACGTCTTCGGGGTGCTCTTCGGCCGGCACCCCATGGCCCCCTCGGTCAGCCCCAAGAAGTCCTGGGAGGGCTTCGGCGGCTCGGTGCTCACCTGCGTCGCGGGTGGTGCGGTCGCCGTGGTGCTGCTGCTCGGCGGGCCGTGGTGGGGCGGCGCCCTGCTCGGCGCCTGCGTCGCGGTGGCAGCCACGGTCGGCGACCTCACCGAGTCGACCGTGAAGCGTGACCTCGGCATCAAGGACATGAGCACGATCCTGCCGGGGCACGGCGGCATCATGGACCGCCTCGACTCCCTCGTCCTGGTCGCGCCGGTCGCCTGGGCGCTGCTCGCCTGGGTCGTCCCTGCCTGA